A window of Bactrocera dorsalis isolate Fly_Bdor chromosome 4, ASM2337382v1, whole genome shotgun sequence genomic DNA:
GTGTTAGTTTTGGCCAAAATGTAAATTGTAGTAATTTCGATACTTCGGTCTTGTCTGTCACCCAAAAGTAAATAGCTTGCCGTCTATTGCCACCAGGATActatatcaaataaatttttatgatgaggtttacagggtttgtccggaaagtaataggactgattttcttccgccgcgacttcGGAGCATCGACCGGATTTGGTAGAGGGCGTTcgtagctaacgaacgagcggctggtcagttgtctccgagcccctggagagtcaggacaaacattttcgcgcgatgtgtttctgtgagtggccGAAAATGCTGCGTTCGTTAGAACAGAGGTATGGTAGCTTACCCAGATGTTTCTTTAGCAAGAGTGGTGTGTtccggtggcaccaggcctttttggagggccgggaagaggtcgctgaccGTGCCGGGAGActtgcgacttcgacaaacaccgacaatgtgactcgtgtgcgcactCAGACCGtggactaagtattcgtttcgctcagatgttaaatttacCATAacctgtggttcatgacattgtaaCGCAGCACCTGAACATGCGCCAGGGGTGCGCGAAGTTggcaccgcctttcttgtgaacagctacctaaccaaagccggcatcccaacgcttccgcagcagTCTTACAGCCCAGATGTAGCCCACCcgtactttttttttggttccttGCATAAAAAGGCCGTTGAaatgcaagcattttgagacgacagaggcgatccaagcagcatgcacctcggctctcaaggctattccggaaaatgCCCTCTGGGGTGCCTTTAATGCTTGGAAATCACGCTGGCAGCACAGCAGCGACgtagaaggagcctatttttgaaagtttttaaagaattgtaacgattgattcaatacattttaaatcgactcagtcctaacTTTCCGGACAATCCCTGCacaaggttttttttttgtgaagagTGTCTTTTTTACACCCTTCAATATTTGTCATACATTCAAGGACATCAATTTCAGTGGTTGGGTTTATTTGCGATGTAATTTCCATTTCGCTCAATACTGTCAGCCCTGTTTTTCACTGCTTTCAGTTGACATTCGCACAAACAAAAAGAATCCCAACAACGTCGCTTTTTTTTCCATAGTTAATAAGTCAACCGACTTTGTGAGGCTTATAGAGTTTCTAATCCTTTCAATCAACACTGTCATCGTATTTTCCCCCCGCTTTCTTTGCACAACAGCATTTCCGTTTGCTGTGTCATAGCTGATAGCAAAGAACTTTTCACAACATTCAAGTAAGCGTGCAAACCATAAGTGAATGCACACAAGCGCTGCTCCACTGCAGCGGTGGCCAGGTCATGGCCTAATcgcgctcgttcgttagctcgTTGGCGCCCTATTACATATGcaacgcatatatacatatatgtatatgtatatatatttatatgtatatatatatttacatacgaatatatatatttatatatatagatgtgtaTTTTTGTATAAGCGTATACAAACACTCACCTTAATCAAGAAGGGCCAATCCAAGTTCTGCAGCTCGCGTGTGTCATCATGGCCATGGCGTCGCTCATCCTCACTTTCGTACACGTTCACGGAATGCATTTTCTCCGCACACTGGAAAACACtgtgcgttgttgtttttgctgttgttgctgcaatgTGTGTGTTTTCTTTGCCGTTTGCTGTTTGCCAAACCAATTGGCCTGCTTTCAGCCAACTAAAGAGATGCTGCGGAGGCAGCGCTCGCAACAGCGGCTCGTTTGAACTGGGCGTATTCTCGCGTGTTTGAGTGAAGAAAAATATGATGCTGTACGCCCAAACGTAGCACGCagttaatatttacaaaatctcGTTTATGTCTTTGATTAATTTTTCGATCGTCCAGCTATTGGCTGTTGGTGAGCCGTGGTAAACACGCCATTACTACGTTTCTCTTTTGCTGACCCAACACTCCACACttgtttaatgcaaattttCGAACTGTCATAATTCTATAACCTACACATATAGGCTTAACGGtgtgaaaaaaactaaaaacgcgAAGGAAAGTGAAATTGTTTGCAGGCGCTCAGGAATTAAGCATCAAAACGCACGTTAGCAACAATTTCgtagttattatttatttataattgctttttgttaacaaattttccacacacacataattttgtcattttcacttttcatttacatttttggttgtttttctcacacacacacttccTGCCCGTGTAATAACCTTTTGCGACTGCGAGCGTTTTGTTCGCCACTTTACATGAGCGCTGGGGCGATTACTCGTCAGTTGCAGGGACAATTCGGAATTGTTGTGGTACGGTCAGTGGCACATTTTCCACCCTAAATAACGAAAATTGAACGAATGTGAAAAAGGAATCGTATTATAGCGTGTGACAAAAGGAGCGAACAAATGTCCATATGAGAAAGCCGAGAAGTGAAACTAGCGGCAAAGCGCGCCGCTATCAATGGTTGGGCGGCTGACTGTTTGGCGTATAAATTCCTTTATAACTGTTGGACGTTGTTGTGCtctttgtctgtatgtatgtatattgtttttgtaaacacACCTCACACTGTGTTTTGTACCCTGTTAGCGGTAAGCGCTGTTTTGCTTTCTGAAGCCTTGTCGATTACAGTCATGGAagcatatgtgtatttgtttaaaatatcatAATTCTTCGTAATTTGTGAGTTCAGTTTTCAGAAGTagagtttttgttatatattttttgatttttgttcaaatttttttctttcttcaaaaatgcgatttttttcataccttaaaatatttttttattcaaaattaaaactttttttatttaattacaatttttttaatttaattaaaaatattatttattttaaattaattaaaatgttttttttttaattaaaaaaaaacctttaaaattcattaattcttgttttaattttttttactgaaattatgCTGTAGGCAAGcctttgttttctgttttttaaactatactttgattactttttctttaatgcattttccttttttttaaatttttggctttaaaaaaTTGTCAAGTGAGTTTAGCAaatcacattttatttattaagcattttatttatacatatattttactatattttttattcatttattttttatttagttgtatttatttaatattactttttttataatacttattatttttttcacaacactaattttaaaattcggtcacaatttgtttgcaaaaaaaaaactaaaagtttatttatttatttaattttttatttatattttttgcttattctctctcattttatttatgtaatggaaaaaaatatatatattgtatattttataatttattcatttatttttaatttagttttaattatttaatattattttaatttaattttaaaagtttttatttatatttttggtttattttctcattttatttatgcaatttttttgaaattttacttttattaactttttcacaacagtatttttaaaatcggttcataatttgtttacaaaaaccaaaatccAAAACATTCTCTCATTTGTGCCACTATCGACCATTCGCTCATTTTCTAGCTGTAATATTTGTGCAACTCTACTTGCTCCACCTCTCACAGCTTTCGCTTTCCACCACTACGCTGCTGAGCTGCTGCTTTGtgcaaaaatttgctttatctaaaatttcctcaaaattttcacttttctgcGTCGAAACTTGAGCAATCTGTACGAGTACTCCACTTTATAAACTTTTCAATAACATTCTTAATTTCTTAATCaccaattttactaaaaattaatatttttctcacaTTTCTGCATCTTTGCTGCGCCATCCACCCCACACACGCCAATTTTATGTGAAATCCACAAAAGTACCGCACGAATCCGTTGCTGCGTTGTGCCAAGCACGAAGGTCCTTTGGCTACTCCTCGTTGATAGGCAAAACAGTTGTGTAGTGAGTGCATTAAGCGAGTACTATTCGGCTTTTGGTTAGCAACACTTCCTTCGTTGACGATTTGCCTGACACAAGCGAATgttttagtaaagcttttatTTGCCGGCGCTTTAAGCTCTCTTTTATGGCTTTTTGCCGTTATTACTGTTGTACGGTTGCTGCTAcagttaaattttcgaaatctgGCCATATAGAACTGTTATACGAGTAGCTATATTTTGAGAGAAATCTAATCCTAAAATTCGATCCGATTTCGAGAACCCCAGcttcttcaaaatctatttaGACCTCTTCGAACTGTctaataataaaacaagaaaaaaacgttgctaatatacccttcacaaataaaaacgtttctatacaaaaacttgattttgatcattcagtttgtatggtagctgtaTAGCCTTGTCTTAAACAATAATCCTTGCCAATGTTGTGaggatattttttcaaatgaaagtGTTTTCGatataagaacttaattttagtcgttcagtttgtatagcagatATACTGTATGCATAGTGGCTCGATATCGACGGTTCAAAGTAGCTTCCTGTagagaaaaagacgtgtgcaaaatttcttcagatcgatatctaaaaACAGAAGGACTAGTTCGGGTATTACACATAGACAGAAGGATACGGCTACTAAGCTCATCTTGCTAATTATTAGGAGACTAAATCGTGAGCTAGAGCAACACGAACCAGATCTTATAGGCAACAGACAATCACTGAGTCCAAGCTTAGGACTAAGTAAGTAATTTAGCATTGAAGTCCGCATTCGTCGAGCAAAACCCATGTGCTCTCTTCTTGAGTGCCTTTAAGTACAAAGACCTTAGAATTCATTTTGGTGTAAAAATCGATCGCCAAAATCAACTCTGCCTTTGCATCACCGAACGagagaaagaaaattttaatacctTTTTAACATCAATGTGCAAAGCTCGGTTCTCACAGCcgaaaaaatactataaattattctgtttgtattttttttttcaaaaatttacttataaacttatttataaatCCATTGCTCCGTATACTTaagttatatattataaaatatatcgtATTTGCACTGAACATGTACAAAAGTCAGTGTTTTTATCGCACAATCCATTCATTACATCATCATTTAAAAGCTACgagtatatgtacacacatatatgtattctaactgtacatatgtataactactCTTACAcaaccatttttaattagtttaaacAATTGCTTCGGTGTTTTGTTTGtcttttgtatgcatttgtattGTTATTGGCTCAATGACATCTCCTCTACTTCTTTCCATGCCACTTGTAAGACCCGTAATATTTGAAGTTGTTCTCCGACGTCTTCTGATCAGCCTCCTTGGGGCCGCGAGTGCCAAACACATAAGGTATGGGTTTCACTTTAGTATTTTCGATCTCATGCAGGACTGGCGTGAAAATACGCCATGCCTCGTGCAACTCATCTGAACGCACGAAATGCATTTGCGAGCCGCAGAATACATCCAAAATCAAACGTTCATACGCATCCGGCAGATAGGAGTCCTTGTAGCGATGCTCATAGGTGAGGTCCAGTTCAGTCTCCTCCATATCGAATGTAATGCCAGGGCTCTTGGTCATCATTTTGAAGTACAGAGCTTCGCCGGGCTGCACACGTATGACCAATTCATTGCGTTTGCTGTTACCCTCAAAGATATCACCGGGCACATCGCGATATTGTATGCGCACTACAGCTTTGCGTTCGTTCAGCGCTTTGCCGCAACGTAAAATGAACGGCACACCCTCCCAACGTTCATTGTTGATACGTAGGACACCCTGTGCAAAGGTGGGCGTATTGGAATCATTGGAAACGGTGGGATCATCAAGATAACCCTCGCGCGCTTCACCTTCACCCTCTGGATTGCCGACATATTGTCCCAAAACCATGTCGTCCAATGTAAGTGCTGGAATGCTTTTCAGTACCTTAACTTTTTCATCGCGTATGTCATCGGGTTGGCAGGAAGTTGGCTTCTCCATGGCGACTAGTGACAATATCTGCAGCAGATGGTTTTGCATGACGTCGCGTATGATGCCGAATTCATCGAAATAACCGCCGCGTCCCTGTGTGCCGAATGGTTCCTTGAATGTGATGAGCACCGATGCAATATTCTCGCGATTCCATGTTGAGTTAAGTATTTTATTGGCGAAACGTATGGTCATGAGGTTCTGCACCATCTCTTTACCCAAATAATGATCAATGCGGTAGAGTTGTTCCTCATGGAAGAGCGAGGCGAGGTGATCGCTCAGCTTCTTTGATGTGACATCGTCGCGACCGAAGGGCTTTTCGATAATAACACGACTCCAGCCgctaaaagaaatagaaaaaaagaagtTTAGTGTTGGGAGCTCAACATACGAATACGGTTTTTCATTGACTTAAAGATGGGAAAGATGGTTTCTGGTATTCGGAAATATTTCATTGGAACGGGGTTCCCAAGcgataaaactttaaataaaattggacCTTTACTAAGTTCTACCCTCAATGAACTTCAGAAGTTCGTACTCTTGAAAAATAAACTACCTCAATTCTTGCTTGTCCGTTTCACCGTAGATATGACCGCCAAGATGTTTCAGTTTCAGTCGATCGAATAGGTGACACGAAACAACTTCAGAAACGAAGATCTTGTGGAATTATTTGCAGAAAGACTCAACAAGGAAGAGACAAGGGTTCGAACTTCTGATTTTCGCTGGATCACTTGCGACATTTGTGtttagttttaaaaactttgacGACGGAAAAACGTACGGCAGTTTTCGACCCGGGAAAGCtagaatgtacatacatatgtacataacaagGGTCCATGTATTACTCACCGTTGTGATAGACAAATTTCCTTAATATTCACAGTCACCTGCTCGAAGACGGATGGCGGCAAAGCCAAGTAGAATATGCGATTACTATTGGAATGGTTCTCCAAACGCTCTAATTGTTCGTTCAAGGCAACAAAATCGCTGCGCTTATCATAGCCACCCGCCGCATAGGCGTGACATTGCCAGAACTCCTCATACTTGGCCTGCTCGTGTGGTTGCACCTAAGTAgcatataaaaagaaatgtgtTATATTGTAATGCTGTAATGTATACCAATTTACCGTTAGTTTGCGCTTACCTTCATGTATGGATGACACTTTGTGCGCAATTCCTCAATCGAGAGCTTTGAGCGTGCATAACCGCAGAAGTTTGTAGGTTTCGGCAGCAAATTGTCACGGAAGAGCCACCACAAGGTGGGGTAGATCTTCTTCTTGGCCAAGTCACCCTGCGTAAATAAGAAAACCAGGCATTTTTGTTTTATGGCGGTTTTAAGGCGCTAAAGTGTGCAGGTTTCACTTACCGACGCGCCAAAGATGACGAACGTGTGCGGCACATGGGAATCGAAATGTGTACCCTCGCACTTCATGGTCGGAGTCTCAAGTGATTTGATAATGTGTTCGAGTGCGGTTTCCTCTTCTGTAACATGAAATAGAGTTGTTAGTTAATAGCATTTCAttttgtggtgaaatagctttattttattttttttaattaattaagtatcaaaaaatcaaaacaatcaacacaaaaacttttttctaacCATAAAATTGTGCGCATGTTTTCACATGTTTTTTGTCCTAGATCTATATATGAATCTGCTTGTGCCTCTATATTTTACgccaaatttattatttaattctatGATTAATAATTcacattaattatttaatatttcaacaCTTTAATTGCCGAAAGGCGAAAACACAACGtgctttaaattattattatttttttcaaaaatattccgtCTACACGCTTTTCCAGTGTGTACCTAACGAACTGATGCATTCGCGGCGTTTGAAAAACTGAATGGAAAATCAAAGCGCTTGACTCTTGAGAGCACACCGATCGTGCCGATCGCACGTGTTGTACTaatatatgttaaatatatatctatttttatttacatatgcttAAACAatcgtacatatatttgtatctaTTTATCTGCcgaatgcttgaaaatcgcgcaAACTTTCAACCGTACAAGGGTTTTAAAAGAGCGGCGAGAATCGACAAGTTTTGGGGGGGCACAACCGGCACAATACAAATTCATGCGGAGGGTGTTGTTGGTACGATAATTTCCAGAGTTAATTGTGTGTCGAAGTTCTCATTAATTTTCGAGTCCAACACGCCATAGAGTGCTTTTACTTAGAACTTTATGAGGTACATAGTTATTAGTGGACTTGTgactttagttttatttgttgtcGACCCCTAGGTAATATCAAAAACAGGTGTTTAGTACACTTTTAACACTGGCTTGTCATTATCGCTATGCGGAAGGAAATAcgtcaaataataatttcgtgtagtaaataattcattttctaAACTATGTAGTTGAAGTCAGTGTCTACGATATGCTTTAGGAAACCTGGCTGTAATGATATATTGGATAATGTGTCTCACAGTGGACTTAATAAGcctcttcaaatgaaaatgttaaCCAAAATAAAAGGTGTTGCctaaatttgtagaaaatccATCGATCATTTGTTCATAAAGGTGTAGATCATCTACTGTAAATATCCCAATACATTAAAATTtccagttttttgttttaatgtctAAGCGTTATCCGACTCATTGTCACTTTTTTCCATCTTTGAACGTTAGATTTTCAACCAAAATCTTGGAAGCTCACATGcaaacataacctaaaaaatcaaaatatactgGAACATAATATCTTACttctataattttcaaaaattgcacCTGTTTCAGCGAATGTTCTAAGCGAATTactgattattttttataactcgGTTCTATTATATTTACGAGTATTTCGAATTGAagttcttttgaaaattttttatctgcACCCCTCgagattttttaacttttgcgtGAGTTGTACGATCAATTCACATTCATTTACCTTACTTAAGGGCTTAAATGAGGCTGATTGCTTGATGGATCTATTAGCTGTGActatgaatatgtacatattatatgtacatataccataAGTATTCATTTAATATCAATTATTGACTTTCAAATACATAGCCATAcctaattgtatataaatatatcgcTTATACATACAGATATCTACTTACGAATATCGAATTAGATATTTACGAGTGTTTACCCAAACAACCTTATCACATATCATATTGTATATAATGCTATAAATAATGTACCGTTATGTTTTACAAGTAAGTCGAGTGCTGTGTAATGACTTAcatcaataacaaaaatatattacgtAACAACCTGATATTACAATTGTTAAAcagataataaataataatagtattgCGGGAAACATTCGGTTAGTCGTCAGTTGCAATATAGAAATGTCAACAATTGTTCTAAGCAACGAGGCTTTTTTAAGGTATATATAAGGTATTTACGACTCAAAAATAACATCAAGATTTTAAcccccagaaggaaacgtcggatatcctataaagtatattttgggtagtcgaaaaagtcttttcgtattatGTCAATAGATCTCGTTGCAATCGTATATCTCCAATGCTATCAATCACactgtgtcataccatatagtgttggaaaggtgagatttcaagcttcatttaaccaaaaaaaattaaatttaggaaagttaaaataaagttacagctgttcaaaaattagtgaaaataataaagaaattcgctatattttgaaatttttgtataaaagaggaaaaatgcaaaacaagccaccaatgaaatttgtgaagtttacggagacgttgtcgtgtagcacaacaatggctccctcgcttccgttctgaaaatttcgaaatttcgatttacactgatggagtaatgtctctagcggtaaaatggcaaaaagtggtcgaccaaaatagtgcatttatttattagtataaatataaaaaaaaataagttgaagttttattaaaaatacgaaaagactttttcgactacccgatATTATAAAGGGTTCTGTGCAAAAAAGACTGAAGTCACAAGTCCACAACATCACATTTAGTTTTACAAGTATTTGAAAAGTCATTAAAGGTTTCCACTCACAATTAACTGTGCAAATAATATATGCGCGCGCGAAAATAAGTGGCGCGCCCCCTTATAAGCCTTCAAACAAGCAATTCACGCCTCTCGactaaattatttatcttttttttatatacataatgctaaaaatatacatatttatgtatacaaatatatagtagATGCGTATATAATAGTACGAGAGCTGCAAGCGGATGTTTGGCACGCTCTCCAGAATCAAGCGGTTTGTTTTTCACTTTAACCTATAGAAAAAGCATCAATATCATTagcaaattatattaattatcaGGTGAACTGTGAGAAGTTATACAGGTGACTTTTAATTTACTATTGCCATataaagttatatttatttaataaatatccCACATGTCTACAGCGTTCTAACATTTTTCTGCATACTCATGCTTATAAGCtactatgtaaatacatatgtacatagtacataaatatgcattaaAGCACATGTTTTATCCATATTTACGCATTGTCACCACGTGCTAACACACCtcggcatatatacatacacctgTACACTCTTGCGATCGTTTCGAGAGCAACTCTCTCGACATTAACTTGTGCAACTGAGCGAAAACGTTTTATTAATCACGCGATAATTTCACATAGCCATAATCATTGTATactaattatacatatatagtatatgcatactatgatgtttgtatgtatgcgcttGAGTATGTTGGCGAAATTTTTGAATGAAGCTACTAATATGGACATAGAGCGCCATATTcgaatacttatgtatattacagCAACAAGATATGTATTTCTGATTTCGACATCGATCAGTTTCATTCACCATATATAAGTAcacgatttgaatttttaaattttacaaaaattaaaaaaaataatttttgaaaaattaaaaaaatatttttttaatttaaaatttttcttacggttaagtataattttttcgcagacatacgaggtttgacaattaagtaatgagactgattttattgccgcgcttgtgctAAACCtatgaccttgaaattccccttctccctttttttttttttgtttcctaaaacaaaattggTGGTGAAAGAAACCCATTtagagtcgattacggacatccagacggccgtgacgaggatactcgcggacatcccagtcgaagcgttccagaaatgttacgatgcatggaaaacgcgctggaatcgctgtatagctgcctaaggggactactttgaagggaatggcagagttgtagaataattttctaatatacggtttttatggaatcagtctcattacttaattgtcatacctcgtataatataatatttaaatataagttaATCTTCCAAATGCATTGGAACTAACACATATGTTTCTATGTACGTAAGGTTATACATTTGTCTgtatattctaaaaattttccaatgCTGCCACaccatttacaataaaaaaatatttcgcgtAAAGCTTTAGCATTCTTTGAACAAATGACCAGCTAAACATAAAAGTTGCTCACAAAAGCTTTCGTGAAAGGTTTCTACTCACTTGGCAATGACATTGTCACTGTCATGCAAAGTGATCGCGCGATCGTGAAATATAAGTACACAGTTTGTAAGAGTACAATGTGAATGCCTAGTTAATTaatgcgcatacatacatacatacgtattagtGTGTTAGATTTTGAATTGGAAAGTGATTCCGGTGTTGCGCCCTTGCTTAAAACAGCTGGCGcgtacacatacttatgtaaataaatgcgtGAAAATGACAAGCAAAAATCAAGCGCTTAGTGCGTTGCAATTACGCGCAGATTTAGTAATAGAAAAAAGATTGAGGTTAAAGTCAGGCGTAGGCACACAGAAGGTTGAAGTCTAAGCTgtacttttttagttttttgtatgaccTCATGATGACCATTAAGTTCATTACTGAGTTATGAAATCAGATTATGCCTGCTTATTATGTATTTCACTATTTCGTAGAAacttaagttaaaaaatatcgCTTCAAAGCGAAAAATTAATTCGAAACAGCCGAAGACTGtactaaaaacaagaaaaaacgttaacttcggctgcaccgaagctataatacccttcacaggtggcataaaataatattatatagaaaaaagtaTACAATTTATAGAATGTCTAACGATTCCTTTTGGCGCTTAGTGTATAAAAAGCAAAACAGTTGAGCACCTAATTCCCGAATATcgttattttttaagccaactTGCAAATAAAGCATACATGTAGGCGCTATAGAACACTTGCCGCTTAAAACTTCACTCACAACGTAGttgatttaaagaaaaaaattgctgaaaccCTAATTACTTAACAAAATGTgttaatgacaaaaatattttaactaaaataacagTAGCTTCGTTAAGTTTGCATCTTCgtccataattttataaatttgaatgaggctataaattgaaaacaatttttattgaaagtatCATTCATAATTATTTTGCAGCAGTGATCTTTACGATTTTCTAGGATCTGCTTCACTCTTAAAGCAGTTTAAAACCGTAATACACTCTAATAAAGCCTATCCCTAGGCGTCACTTACCTTTCAAGAACTCAATactatcaaaaatatttcaatgttgcctagcaaaatgtaattttaaattgaacTACCAGTTCAAAGCTAACAGACCTTCGCTTTAAGAGGCGACTTTCCAGAACTACGTGATCACGCGtaatgattttattttgaaaaaattttaggaTTTTATTACGAAATAATGGAAAGTTGTGAAATTCCGCCATCGAAGGTGAAAATAAGGAgactcaaacaaaaaatacttgaaTAATTAAcaagtcattttattattattattatttgtaaaccaatatgattttttttatcgaagTTTTTATTCTTATCTACTTGCTACTTGAAGTCTAAAGAAATCTTGGAGATAACTTTCTGCTGATTTGAaagtcataaatatataatataatataaaaggtATATTATCAATTACGTTTACGACGACCTTATCTCCTTCCCAATGCCACGCCATATTGCGGTATACATAAATAGCGTTTAAATGTATTGATTAGAAAAACGTGAGAATTTTTCGTAGAGGTCGAACGACTCTAAAATGATTTGATTGTACAAGAGTtgatactatacatacatatatgtatagtacacttagtacattataaatatacagtattttttttttagtagatatgtatgaaaaaacaatcttttaatataattacaaatCTGCCGGTAAATCTACTCATCTGTTGTGAATAATAAAGGTTATCACATATTTGCTGTAGAATACCCCTGCAAatgttatattaatattataagtataaatacataatatatatacatacaagcctTGAAGACGACCCATgtgaaggacgtccaaaaagcgcatcaacaccagaaatcaaagccaaaatacaggatacggttttggaagatcgtcgaATGACTGAGAGAGATGTAGTAAAAGctctatcaccatgatcctgaatcaaaacaagcggctaaagagtggtgtgaactgggttgttcggcttcgaaacgagttcgtgtgcggaaatcggccaagaaggttatggCAACAGTTTTTTTGGAATGCGAAAGTAAATTTGTTTGTGAATTACTTGCAAAATGGTAAACCAATTagttctgaatattattgcaaccatttggaccagttgaaggaaaaaat
This region includes:
- the LOC105231966 gene encoding glucose-6-phosphate 1-dehydrogenase isoform X2, which produces MKCEGTHFDSHVPHTFVIFGASGDLAKKKIYPTLWWLFRDNLLPKPTNFCGYARSKLSIEELRTKCHPYMKVQPHEQAKYEEFWQCHAYAAGGYDKRSDFVALNEQLERLENHSNSNRIFYLALPPSVFEQVTVNIKEICLSQRGWSRVIIEKPFGRDDVTSKKLSDHLASLFHEEQLYRIDHYLGKEMVQNLMTIRFANKILNSTWNRENIASVLITFKEPFGTQGRGGYFDEFGIIRDVMQNHLLQILSLVAMEKPTSCQPDDIRDEKVKVLKSIPALTLDDMVLGQYVGNPEGEGEAREGYLDDPTVSNDSNTPTFAQGVLRINNERWEGVPFILRCGKALNERKAVVRIQYRDVPGDIFEGNSKRNELVIRVQPGEALYFKMMTKSPGITFDMEETELDLTYEHRYKDSYLPDAYERLILDVFCGSQMHFVRSDELHEAWRIFTPVLHEIENTKVKPIPYVFGTRGPKEADQKTSENNFKYYGSYKWHGKK
- the LOC105231966 gene encoding glucose-6-phosphate 1-dehydrogenase isoform X1, whose translation is MASKQISNGNGKTVEEEETALEHIIKSLETPTMKCEGTHFDSHVPHTFVIFGASGDLAKKKIYPTLWWLFRDNLLPKPTNFCGYARSKLSIEELRTKCHPYMKVQPHEQAKYEEFWQCHAYAAGGYDKRSDFVALNEQLERLENHSNSNRIFYLALPPSVFEQVTVNIKEICLSQRGWSRVIIEKPFGRDDVTSKKLSDHLASLFHEEQLYRIDHYLGKEMVQNLMTIRFANKILNSTWNRENIASVLITFKEPFGTQGRGGYFDEFGIIRDVMQNHLLQILSLVAMEKPTSCQPDDIRDEKVKVLKSIPALTLDDMVLGQYVGNPEGEGEAREGYLDDPTVSNDSNTPTFAQGVLRINNERWEGVPFILRCGKALNERKAVVRIQYRDVPGDIFEGNSKRNELVIRVQPGEALYFKMMTKSPGITFDMEETELDLTYEHRYKDSYLPDAYERLILDVFCGSQMHFVRSDELHEAWRIFTPVLHEIENTKVKPIPYVFGTRGPKEADQKTSENNFKYYGSYKWHGKK